The following is a genomic window from Rhizobium sp. NRK18.
TCAAGCTCGAAGCCAAGTTCGAAGCCGGTGAGCGCGTTGAAGGCGTTATCTTCAACCAGGTCAAGGGCGGCTTCACCGTCGATCTCGACGGCGCGATCGCCTTCCTGCCGCGTTCGCAGGTCGACATCCGTCCGATCCGCGACGTCACCCCGCTCATGCACAACCCGCAGCCCTTCGAAATCCTCAAGATGGACAAGCGTCGCGGCAACATCGTGGTTTCGCGCCGCACGGTTCTCGAAGAGTCCCGTGCCGAGCAGCGTTCTGAAATCGTTCAGAACCTTGAAGAAGGCCAGGTTGTCGAAGGCGTCGTCAAGAACATCACCGATTACGGTGCGTTCGTCGACCTCGGCGGCATCGACGGTCTGCTCCATGTCACCGACATGGCATGGCGCCGCGTGAACCATCCGTCGGAAATCCTGAACATCGGCCAGACGGTCAAGGTTCAGATCATCCGCATCAACCAGGAAACCCACCGCATCTCGCTCGGCATGAAGCAGCTGGAAGCAGATCCGTGGGATGGCATCGGCGCGAAGTACCCGGTCGGCAAGAAGATCTCCGGTACCGTCACGAACATCACCGACTACGGTGCGTTCGTCGAGCTGGAGCCGGGCATCGAAGGCCTGATCCACATTTCCGAAATGTCCTGGACCAAGAAGAACGTCCACCCCGGCAAGATCCTGTCCACGAGCCAGGAAGTCGATGTCGTCGTTCTCGAAGTCGATCCGACCAAGCGCCGCATCTCGCTGGGCCTCAAGCAGACGCTTGAAAACCCGTGGGAAGCATTCGCTCACTCGCATCCGGCCGGCACTGAAGTCGAAGGCGAAGTCAAGAACAAGACCGAATTCGGCCTGTTCATCGGCCTCGACGGCGACGTTGACGGCATGGTTCACCTCTCCGACCTCGACTGGAACCGTCCGGGCGAACAGGTCATCGAGGAGTTCAACAAGGGCGACGTCGTCAAGGCTGTCGTTCTGGATGTGGACGTCGACAAGGAGCGCATCTCGCTCGGCATCAAGCAGCTCGGCAAGGACTCGGTTGGCGAAGCCGCCGCTTCCGGCGACCTGCGCAAGAACGCCGTCGTTTCGTGCGAAGTTACCGCCGTCAACGATGGTGGCATCGAAGTGAAGCTGGTCAACCACGAAGACATCAGCGCGTTCATCCGTCGCGCCGACCTGTCGCGTGACCGTGACGAACAGCGTCCGGAGCGTTTCTCCGTTGGTCAGGTTGTCGACGCCCGCGTCACCAACTTCTCCAAGAAGGACCGCAAGGTCATGCTGTCGATCAAGGCTCTCGAGATCGCAGAAGAGAAGGAAGCCGTCGCACAGTTCGGTTCGTCCGACTCTGGCGCTTCGCTCGGCGACATCCTGGGCGCAGCGCTCAAGAACCGCGGCAACGAGTAATCGTTCCCTTACGGTTTGAAACAAAAAGCCCGCCGGAGACATCTCCGGCGGGTTTTTCTTTGCCCGGGTTCAGGATGCGTCAGTTGAGGCCGGCCATGCGCTGGTAGAGATCGTACATCGGATCGTCGACATCATCGGCAGCCTTCTGGCCGTCCTCGTCGGAGATCATGCGCGGCGTGCGGCGCTCGCCGTTCTGGCCGTCATCCGCGTCTTCGTGCTGCTCGCCGGTGGCCTGTTCGTCGCCTGCCTGTCCCTCGGCCTCGCCATCCGGCTGCGCATAACGGCGGCGCTTCTTCTCTTCCGGCAGATCGTCCTGCGCCGTCAGATAGCCGACCTGCGCAAAGGGAATGCCGTCCTTCGACTGCGCTACCATCGCCTGCGCGGCAAGGGTCTGGGCGCCTTCCGGGAGAAGGGCCTGGCGTGTCGTGGAGGAGTTTGCCGTTGCCGGATCCCGGGTCTGCGCCTGAGGCTCGGAGGCCGGGTGGCGGGTGGCTTCAGCCGTCGCCGGACGCGCGAGTTCGCGCATCAGGGCCGTATCATCTTCCGCAGGTGCAAGCGCCTGACCGGCCTCGGGAGCTGCCGTACCAGCGGCGTGTGGCGGCAACGGACCGGCCGGGCGCGCCGCCGCGGAGACGGCGGCCTTCGGCAGCTCGGCCTGCGACAGGGCCTTTACGAGTTCGGCGGCCTTTGCCACCTGTTCGGGATCACGGATCGCGTTGGCGATCAGGCGGTCGTTGACGACCTCGGTCCAGCCTTTCAGTATCTGCAGCGTCTGATGGCGTTCGCTGCTTGCGTTGCGCGCCGCATTCTGGTTGGCGACCGGCGGCTGCCGGGGCTCGGCCTGTTCCGGCTCGACGGACGGCTGGCCATCGGGACCATAAGCACGCTCCAGCCGCTGGCGGAGTGCCTGGACATCCGCCGCTTCCGACTTGACTGATGGCGGCTCTCCGATGGCGGAATGCTGCACAGCAGCCTGGCGGATGTTTGTTGGCACAGACGGCGCATCATCTTCGCCTCCGGCGAGTGCCGCAGCCGGCGCCGAAACCTGTTGTTCCACGCGTACCGCCTGTTGCTGCTGCGTGGCGGCGGGTCTTGCCGGCGAACCGGCAGCGGGGGCCTCTCCGCGGGACTGGGGCGTCTGACGGAGAGGTTCGGCGACCGCGTCCGCATCCTCTCCCTCGTTCTGATGATAGGATTCCAGCACGTTGCGGGTGACCGCCTCGCCGTCACGGGCGCGACCGCCCTCCAGCAGCGCGGCGATGCGCGCCGCCTGCACGCCGGCGGGCGAGTCCAGAACCTCCAGAAGCGTCTGCAGCTGGACGGTCTTCAGGGCCTGGCTGATCATCTTCTCGACCGCGGCGCGCGATGCCGCCGGAAGATTTCGGATTGCGGCGGCAAGCCTTTGCGCGAAGGCGGAATCGGATTCGGCATCGCCACGGGTCATGCCGAGCACGTCGCCGAGCTGCGTCGCGATCGTGCGCAGGGCGGCGGGGAACGGATCGCTCGACCCGAAGGACAGGACGTTCAACTGGCCGGGCTCGACATTGGCGACATGGGTTACGGCCTTGGCGAGCTCCGGACGCACGGCGGCAGCCGGCACCACGGAGGCTTTCGGCGTGACCGTGCCCTGGGCCTTGGCTGAAACGGCGGAACTGGCTTCCACTCTTACGGGAGGCAGCATCTGCTTTCTCCGGGCGTTTGATCGGGTGAACGTCGCAGGATGGACAACAGGACCGCTCATGCGCTCCCTTGCATTCTCGAGCGGCCGTCAGGCGCCGCGTGATGCCTCATTGCATCGCAGAATGCGGAAATTCATGCCTGCAGCATGACGGCAATATCTTAACAATCCGCTAACCAAGGTTAACAAAGCGACATCATCAGCATCGCGAAAGCCACATAAGCTACAGCTCATGCCGATTTGGCAGGTCGCGCGCTTAATAGCCGACGGCCGCGGGGAGCGACGATGAACAACATTAATCCGATCCTGAACACAGACAGCTACAAGCTCAGCCATTTCCTGCAGTTTCCGCCCGGCACGACGGCGATCTCGGCGCATATAGAGACGCGCGGGCAATCGGAGGGTCCGGACGTCGTCTTCTTCGGACTGCAGATGTTCCTGAAGGCCTATCTGGCCCGGGCCGTGACCGCGACCGATATCGACGAGGCAGCCGAGATCGTGGATGCGCATGGATTGCCGTTCGACCGCGAGGGATGGGACCATATCCTCGCCGAGCATGGCGGCCATCTGCCGGTCAGGATCGAGGCGCTTGCGGAAGGCAGTGTCGTCAGGCGCGGCGTTCCCGTTCTCCAGTTGACGAGCACCGACCCGAAGGTGCCATGGACTGTCTCGCATCTGGAAACGGCGTTGACGCGGGCCATCTGGTATCCCTCGACGATCGCCAGCCAGGCGCGCGGCATCCGCGAGCAGCTGAAGCCGCTGATCGTCCAGACCTGCGACGCACCCGAAAAGGTCCTGCCTTCGCGGCTGCACGACTTCGGCGCGCGCGGCATGGCGAGCCTCGAGCAGGCGGGCATCGGCAGCGCCGCGCACCTCCTGTTCTTCGACCGCACCGACACGATCGCCGGGGTCCTCAACGCCCGCGCCTATTACGGCGCGGAGATGGCGGGGCACTCCTACCCGGCCTCGGAGCATGCGACGATGGCGGCCTGGGGGCAGGCGCGCGAGGAAGAAGCCTACGCCCACATGATCGATACGTTTTCGGCCACCGGCCCCTATGCGGTGGTCTCCGACAGTTTCGATCTCAACTACGCGATTTCGGAAATCTGGGGCAAGGCGTTGCACGACAAGGTCATGCAGCCGCAAGGCCGGCTGATCATCCGGCCGGACCGGGGCGATCCGATCGACACGCCGATCCAGGCAATTTCACAGCTCGCCTATGCCTTCGGCACGCATCAGAACGCCAAGGGCTACAAGGTCCTGAACGGCAATGTCCACGTCATCCAGAGCGGCGGCATCCTGCCGGAGGACATGCTGATGGTGTTGAGGCGGCTGGAAGCGACCGGCTTCTCGGCCGAAAACATCTCCTTCGGGATCGGCGCCGGTCTGCTGCACGATGTCGGACGCGGCAATTACGGCTTCACCATGCGCACCAATGCCCGGCTCGACACGGACGGCAAGTGGCACGACATCCAGCTTCGTCCGGGCCACATTCACGAAACACCGCACAAGACCGGGCGACAGGCGGTCGCGCCCGCGGAAAACGGCGAGCTGCAGGCGGTGCGGATCGAGGAATTGGGCAGCCAGAACAACAGTCTGGTTCCGGTCTGGGAGAACGGCGAACTCCTGAAGGACTGGTCGTTCGAGGATATCCGCAAGCGTGCGACCGCGTAAGCGGCGACCAACTCAGCTGTTGCGGAAAAAGCGGTAAATGCCGTTGTCGTCGGAGTTGACGGCAGAGATGCCCTTTGCCGTCCGCGGCGCATCGGCATCGTCGTTCGGCTTGACGGCATCGAGCCAGGTGGCCCTGGCGGACTTTTCCTCCGGCTGGGAAGGCTCGTCCGGCACGTCGTCCCGGTAGGCCGGCATTTCGTAATCCGGATCATAGTCGAGCGGCGGCGGCTCGATCTTCACGCGCGGGAAATAGGGATGAATTTCCCCGAGTTTCCTGAGGCTTGCCGGTTGGACGCGATGCTCGATCTCCGGCGCAAGCTTCTTCTTGACGCCCGCGGGGGCGGCCAGCGCTGCGGCAATCATGCCCTTCTGCGATCGCTTCTTCATGAGACGAAACCGGTACTGCCTGTTATGCGGATCCGGCCCTGGCGGCACGGACGCTCGGGCAGGATTGTCCGCCGGTTCCGTTAAGATTCCTTTTACGGCGCCCCCGCTTCAGCGGAGGCGCGGCCATCAGCCGTCGCGGGAACCGCTCAGCTATGGGCGAAGATGTCGGTTTCTTCCCAGCCGAGGAGGTCGAGCTTGGAGCGGGTGGGCAGGAATTCGAAGCAGGCCCTGGCGTGCTCCATGCGGCCGTCGCGGTTCAGACGCTCGACGAGCTTGTCGCGAAGGGCGTGGAGATGCAGGACGTCGGAGGCGGCGTATTCGAGCTGTGCCGGGCTCAAAGTTTCCGCTGCCCAGTCGGAAGACTGCTGCGCCTTGGAGATATCGACCTCCAACAGCTCCTTCAGATTGTCCTTCAGGCCGTGGCGGTCGGTATAGGTGCGGGTCAGGCGCGAGGCGATCTTGGTGCAGAATACCGGCGTCGTCGTCACGCCGAAGGTGTGGAACAGAACGGCGATGTCGAAGCGGCCGAAATGGAAGATCTTCTGGCGCTTCGGGTCGGCGAGCATGGCGACGAGGTTCGGCGCTTCCTTCTGTCCGGCGGCGATGCGGATGACGTCAGCCGTGCCGTCGCCGGGCGACAGCTGGACGACGCAAAGGCGGTCGCGGCGCGGGATCAGGCCGAGCGTTTCCGTATCGATGGCGATCGCATCGGTATAACGCGCTGCGTCCGCTTCGGAAATATCGCCTTCGTGATACCGGATCTCTGCCATCGTGCTTTCCTTACTCGTCTTCCTGTTCGCCCAAGCGCAAAGGGGCGCTATAGCGCAATTTGGGCCGGGCGGATACCACATTCGACTGCGTCGAACGGGTGCGGTTTCTTCCGGATTTTTCTTGCGGCAGAACCGCGGCACCGTCAAGAATGGGCGGCATATTCAAAGGATTCTGCTAAACAATGACCAAGAAAGTGTATCTCGCCGGCCCGGAAGTGTTCCTGGCCAATGCCCGCGACATTCTCGACCGCAAGGCGGCGCTTGCCCGCGAGGCCGGCTTCACGCCGCTCTCTCCCGGCGATCTCGACATCGAGCCGACCGAGACCAAGAAGGAATTCGGGCTGGCGATCAGCGCCGTCGACGAGAAGATGATGCTGGAGGCAGACGCGATCATCGCCAACCTGACGCCGTTTCGCGGCATCGCCGCCGATGTCGGTACGACGTTCGAGCTCGGCTTCATGTGCGCGCTCGGCAAGCCGGTCTTCGCCTATACCAATGTGGCAGCCGGTCACTACGAGCGCGTGATGGAATACTACAAGGGCATGGCTGCGCCGACTGATGACGGCCATGTGCGTGGCCCGGACGGGCTTTCGATCGAGGATTTCGACATGATCGACAATCTGATGCTGCAGGGCGGCGTCGAACGCCGCGGCGGCAAGGTCATCGTCGGCAATGCGCCGGCCGATCGGCTGTACACGGATCTGGATGCCTTCAAGCGCTGCCTGGCTGCTGCAAAGGAAGCGCTGCTCTGAGGGTCGATGAAAGAAAGAGATCATGAACGCCATCGTCACGCTCTGGCATAAGAACAGGCTGCTTGTGCTGGCCTTCGTGCTGATGGCGGCGGTCACGCTGTTCTTCGCCGTCCGCTCCATCCTGTTTGCGCTTTACTGGAACGACCCGGCGCACTGGAACCAGCCGCTCGAAGGCTGGATGACGATCGGCTATGTCGCGCATTCCTATCATCTGGACCCGCGCGACATTGATGCCGATCTCCGCCTCATCAAGCCGCATGACCGGCGCACGCTCGAACAGATCGCCGGGGACAACGGCATGACGCTCGACGAGCTGAAGGCGCGGCTCGATGCGACGCTGACGAAGCTGAATGCCGAAAGGCCCGTCAAATGAGCGAGCAGCTGATCACGCTCGCGACGAATTACGGCATTCCCTTTCTGGCACTGATCGTCTTTCTGAGCTGCCTGGCACTGCCGGTGCCGTGTTCGTTCGTCATGCTGATGAGCGGATCGCTGGTCACCTCCGGCGATCTCGCCTTCACGCCCGTCTTCATGGCGGCCTATGGTGCGGCGCTCGCCGGTGACCAGACGGGCTTTTTCGCTGGCCGCCTTGCCGGGCGCTTCATCATTCCATCCATCGAACGGTCGCCGGCCCGGCGCGACCTGCTCGCGCGGGCCCACGGCATGCTGGAGAAGCGCGGTGCGATCGGTGTCTTCCTGAGCCGCTGGCTGTTCAGCCCGCTTGGCCCCTATGTCAACCTGATCACCGGTGCGGCGGGGATGTCGTGGTGGCGGTTCTCTTTGCCCGCGGCGCTCGGCGAACTCGTCTGGGTGTCGCTCTATGTCGGCCTTGGCATGGCGTTCAGCGACAACATCCTTATGATCGCCGACCTCGCCTCGAATGTGAGCGGGATGCTGGCCGCGGGTGCGATTACCGTCTTCCTCGGCTGGCGGCTCTGGAAGCAGATTTCCGGGTCCGCGAAGGATCACGGTCACCGGAAGATTCGCCATCAGCGATAGCGGACGAAAAAGGCCGGGGATCGCTCCCCGGCCTCCTATATTCGTAAAGGTTGAACCGGCTTACTTCTGCCAGCTCTTGACCAGTTCGTCGTAGTTGACGGTGACCGGCTTTTCCTTCTCGTTCTCGATCTTCAGCTGCGGAGCAAGGTTGCCCTTGGCCACGGCATCGTCGTGCCAGTAGTTGATGTCATGCTCTTCGGCGAGCTTCGGGCCGATATCGCCCTGAACGCCGGACTTCTCGATACGGGCCATGACCTTTTCCTGCGCTTCGCAGAGCGAGTCCATCGCTTCCTGGGCGGTCTTCGCACCCGAGGACGCATCGCCGATTGCCTGCCACCACAGCTGTGCAAGCTTCGGATAGTCCGGAACGTTGGTGCCGGTCGGCGACCACTGGACGCGGGCCGGCGAACGATAGAACTCGATCAAACCGCCGAGCTTCGGAGCGCGCTCCGTGAACGACTTGTCGTGGATGGTCGAGTCACGAATGAAGGTGAGACCCACGTGGCTCTTCTTCACATCGACAGTCTTGGAGGTGACGAACTGCGCGTAGAGCCATGCAGCCTTGGCGCGGTCGGTCGGTGTCGACTTCATCAGCGTCCAGGAACCCACGTCCTGGTAACCGAGCTTCATGCCGTCCTTCCAGTAGACGCCATGCGGGCTCGGAGCCATGCGCCACTTCGGCGAACCGCCCTCGCCCACCACCGGCAGGCCGTCCTTGACCATGTCCGCGGTGAAGGCGGTGTACCAGAAGATCTGCTGGGCGATGTTGCCCTGGGCCGGAACCGGGCCGGCTTCGGAGAAGGTCATGCCCTGGGCTTCCGGCGGAGCATAGGCCTTCAGCCAATCCAGGTACTTCTGGATGGCGTAGACCGAAGCGGGGCCGTTGGTGTCACCACCGCGTGCGGTGCACGAGCCGACCGGACGGGAGTTTTCATCGACCTTGATGCCCCATTCGTCGACCGGCAGACCGTTCGGAAGGCCCTTGTCGCCATTGCCGGCCATCGACAGCCAGGCGTCGGTGAAGCGCCAGCCGAGCGACGGGTCCTTCTTGCCGTAGTCCATGCTGCCGTAGACGCTCTTCGGACCGCCCATGTAGGACATGTCGCGGCCGGTGAAGAACTCGGCGATGTCCTCATAGGCAGACCAGTTGACCGGAACGCCGAGGTCGTAGCCGTATTTCGCCTTGAAGTCGGCCTTGGTCTTGTCGTCGTTGAACCAGTCGTAGCGGAACCAGTAGAGGTTCGCGAACTGCTGGTCGGGAAGCTGGTAGAGCTTCTTGTCCGGCGCGGTGGTGAACGACGTGCCAACATAGTCGGCGAGATCGAGCATCGGGTCGGTGACGTCCTTGCCGTCGCCGGCCATCCAGTCGGTCAGGTTGCGGACCTGCTGGTAGCGCCAATGGGTACCGATGAGGTCGGAGTCATTCACCCAGCCGTCGTAAAGGTTCTGACCCGTCTGCATCTGGGTCTGGATCTTTTCGACGACGTCACCTTCCTGGATGATGTCGTGGATCACCTTGATGCCGGTGATCTTCGAGAACCAGGGTGCGAGCACCTTGGATTCGTAGGCATGCGTCGTCAGCGATTCGGAAACGACGTGGATTTCCATGCCTTCAAAGGGCTTGGCCGCGTCGATGTACCACTGCATCTGCTTTTCCTGGTCGGCGCGCGACAGGGTCGAAAGATCGCCGATCTCCTCATCCAGGAACTGCTTCGCCTCGTCCATGCCGGCAAATGCCGTGCCGGTCAGGGCAAGCAGCATGGCCGCCGTAGTCGTCAATAGATGCTTTCGCATAGTTACCTCCCAATTGCGATTGCACTTACACAGTCAGATGGACGGAACCCCTCCCCCCATCCGGTCTTCCTTGGCATCAGACAGTCCGGAACACGACGATTGCGTAGATCACGGACAGTCCGAGAGCCCACCACAGGCTGAGGTCTGTCAGACCCAGCCATGCGAGGTTTATGAATGCGCTGCCGAGCAGCGACACGAACAGGCGGTCGCCGCGCGTGGTTTCGAAGCGCAGGATGCCGACGCGCGGATTGCCGCCGGGCGAAACGTATTCCCACACGCCCATGCCGACGAGCAGAGCGAGGATCGTCAGAAAGAAGATCGCCGTCGGCCAGGTCCACGCCATCCAGGAGAAATCGAAGTTCATTGTCATACCCTCCCCAGCGCAAAGCCCTTGGCGATGTAGTTTCTGACGAAGTAGATGACGAGCGCCCCCGGCACGAGCGTCAGCACGCCGGCGGCTGCGAGCAGTCCCCAGTCCATGCCGGCGGCAGACACCGTGCGTGTCATGACGGCGGCGATCGGCTTGGCGTCCGTCGTCGTCAGGGTGCGGGCGATCAGAAGCTCGACCCAGGAGAACATGAAGCAGAAGAAGGCGGCCACTCCGACGCCCGACGCAATCAGCGGCATGAAGATCTTGAAGAAGAAGCGCGGGAAGGAGTAACCGTCGATATAGGCGGTTTCGTCGATTTCCTTCGGCACGCCCGACATGAAGCCTTCCAGGATCCAGACGGCCAGCGGCACGTTGAACAGGCAGTGGGCGAGCGCCACCGCGATATGCGTGTCGATCAGGCCGAAGGCCGAATAGAGCTGGAAGAACGGTAGTGCGAAGACGGCCGGCGGCGCCATGCGGTTGGTCAAAAGCCAGAAGAACAAATGCTTGTCGCCGAGGAAGCGGTAGCGCGAGAATGCGTAAGCTGCGGGCAACGCAACGGCGATCGAAATGATGGTGTTCTGCACCACGTAGATGATCGAGTTGACATATCCCATGTACCAGGAGCTGTCGGTGAAGATCGTCCGGTAATTGGCGAGCGTCGGATTGTGCGGGAAGATCGTCATCGTCGAGATGATCTCCTCGTTGGTCTTGAAGCTCATGTTCGCCAGCCAGTAGATCGGCAGCAGCAGGAAGAGGATGTAGAGGGTGGGAACCAGCCAGGAGAAGCGGGAACCGTCTCTGCGTTTTGCGGTGCTCATTGACGGCTCTCCTTTCAGTTCTTTGCGTCGCTTGTGGTCATGACGGTGTAGAAGACCCATGACAGAAGCAGGATGATGAGGAAGTAGACGATCGACATGGCGGCCGCAGGACCGAGGTCGAACTGGCCGAGCGCCATCTTGACGAGGTCGATCGACAGGAACGTCGTCGAATTGCCAGGGCCACCGCCGGTGACGACGAAGGGCTCGGTGTAGATCATGAAGCTGTCCATGAAGCGCAGCAGGATGGCGATCGTCAGGACGCGCTGCATCTTCGGCAGCTGGATGAAGCGGAACACGGCCCAGCGCGATGCACCGTCGATCTTGGCCGCCTGGTAGTAGGCGTCCGGGATCGAGACGAGGCCGGCATAGCAGAGCAGCACGACGAGACTGGTCCAGTGCCAGACGTCCATGACGACGACGGTAATCCAGGCATCGAACGGATCAGCGACGTAATTGTAGTCGAGGCCCAGCCGGTCGAGAACATAGCCCAGGAGACCGATGTCGCTGCGGCCGAAGATCTGCCAGATGGTGCCGACGACGTTCCACGGAATGAGGAGCGGCAGCGCCATGAGCACGAGGCAGAAGGAGACGCCAAGTCCCTTCTTCGGCATGTTCAGGGCAATGACGATGCCGAGCGGGATCTCGATTGCGAGAATGATGCCGGAGAAGATCAGGTTGCGCATCAGGGCATCCCAGAAGCGCGGCGAATGCAGAAGTTCGGTGAACCAGTCCGTTCCGTTCCAGAAGAACTCGTTGTTGCCGAAGGTATCCTGAACCGAATAGTTGACGACGGTCATCAGCGGGATGACGGCCGAAAACGCCACCAGCACGAGCACGGGCAGGACGAGAAACCAGGCCTTGTTGTTCCAGGGTTTTTCCATCTCTCAGGCCTCCGGTCCGACACGCCAGGAATCGACGTAGACATTGATTGCAGCGGGATCGAAGGAAAGCCGGGCATCGGCCGGGATTTCGCCGTCCTCCGGCACGACGATCGAGAAGGGCTGACCGGCAAATTCGGCACGGACGATCTTCTGCCGGCCGATGTCCTCGACCTTGGCGATGTTGACGGGCATGCCTTCGCGGCCAAGCGTCGCGAATTCGGGACGAATGCCGATCTCGGTGCGGGCACCGGACTTGAACTCCGGCGCGAAGCCGAGCGCGATCGTTTCTCCGCCGACCACGGCGCTGGCGCCATCGATTTTTGCCGGCAGGACGTTCATGCCCGGCGAACCGATGAAATAGCCGACGAAGGTGTGGCGCGGCCGCTGGAACAGCTCTTCCGGCGTACCGATCTGCACGATCTCGCCGCCATACATGACGACCACCTTGTCGGCAAAGGTCAGCGCTTCCGTCTGGTCGTGCGTGACATAGACCATGGTGAAGCCGAAACGGCGGTGAAGCTGCTTGAGCTGGGACCGCAGGACCCACTTCATGTGCGGGTCGATGACGGTCAGCGGCTCGTCGAACAGGATGGCGTTTACGTCGGAACGCACGAGGCCGCGGCCGAGCGAGATCTTCTGCTTCTGGTCGGCGGTCAGGCCACGCGCCTTGCGCTTCGACCAGTCGGCCAGATCGATGATCTCGAGGACCTCTCGGACCCGCTTGTCGACATCGCTTTCCGGGACGTTGCGGTTGCGCAACGGGAAGGCGAGATTGTCGTAGACGGTCATGGTGTCGTAGATGACCGGGAACTGGAATACCTGCGCAATGTTGCGCTCCTGCGTCGACAGGTTGGTAACGTCGCGGTCGCCGAACAGGATGCGGCCTTCCGACGGCTGCAGCAATCCGGAAATGATGTTCAACAGCGTGGTCTTGCCGCAGCCGGACGGTCCGAGCAGAGCGTAGGCGCCGCCGTCGTTCCATTCGTGATGCACTTCCTTCAGCGCGTAGTCCGCATCCGACTGCGGGTTCGGCATGTAGGCGTGGCGGATATGGTCGAGTTTGATACGTGCCATTTTATTCTCCCCGCCCCTTACGCGTCTGCCGCCAGCGTCCGGCCATCGGCGCTGAAGGCAAGCAGATGCCGGGTGTCGACGAAGACGTCCATGGTCTGGTCCGGCGTGATGTCATGGACGCCCGGTTCGATCATCACCCAGCGCTGACCGGCATAGCTCATGTGGACGAAGCTTTCCGAACCGGCGATTTCCGAAATCTCGGTGCGCACCGTCATCTTCGCCGCCCCATCGGATTGTGGCTTGAAGGAAATGTGATGGGGCTGGAAGGCGACCATCACCGGTCCGTCGGAAATGCCCGCCAGATGGGCGGGCACCGCCATGACCGGCTTTCCGTCGACCGTGAAGCTGGTACCCGACTTGACAACCGGCAGCATGTTCAGCGGCGGGTCGGCAAAGGTCTGGGCGGTAACGAGATCGACCGGCCTGCGATAGACGTCGATGGTCTTGCCGAACTGGGTGATGCGTCCTTCCGACAGCGTTGCGGTGTTGCCGCCGAGAAGCAGTGCCTCCGACGGCTCCGTCGTTGCGTAGACGAAGATGGCGCCGGTCTGGGCAAAGACCTTCGGCAGTTCCTCGCGCAGTTCCTCACGCAGCTTGTAGTCGAGATTGGCGAGCGGCTCGTCGAGCAGAACGAGGCTGGCATTCTTGACGATGGCGCGGGCAAGCGCCGTGCGCTGCTGCTGGCCGCCGGACAGATTGAGCGGGGTGCGGTCGAGATAAGGCGTCATCCTGAGAAGCTCTGCGGCGCGGCGCACCTCGCGGTCGATCGTCGCCTTGTCCTTGCCCTGCAGGCGCAGCGGCGAGGCGATGTTCTCGTAAACGGTCATCGCCGGGTAATTGATGAACTGCTGGTAGACCATGGCGACGTTGCGATTCTGGACGG
Proteins encoded in this region:
- a CDS encoding DUF2160 domain-containing protein, translating into MTMNFDFSWMAWTWPTAIFFLTILALLVGMGVWEYVSPGGNPRVGILRFETTRGDRLFVSLLGSAFINLAWLGLTDLSLWWALGLSVIYAIVVFRTV
- a CDS encoding carbohydrate ABC transporter permease yields the protein MSTAKRRDGSRFSWLVPTLYILFLLLPIYWLANMSFKTNEEIISTMTIFPHNPTLANYRTIFTDSSWYMGYVNSIIYVVQNTIISIAVALPAAYAFSRYRFLGDKHLFFWLLTNRMAPPAVFALPFFQLYSAFGLIDTHIAVALAHCLFNVPLAVWILEGFMSGVPKEIDETAYIDGYSFPRFFFKIFMPLIASGVGVAAFFCFMFSWVELLIARTLTTTDAKPIAAVMTRTVSAAGMDWGLLAAAGVLTLVPGALVIYFVRNYIAKGFALGRV
- a CDS encoding carbohydrate ABC transporter permease, which gives rise to MEKPWNNKAWFLVLPVLVLVAFSAVIPLMTVVNYSVQDTFGNNEFFWNGTDWFTELLHSPRFWDALMRNLIFSGIILAIEIPLGIVIALNMPKKGLGVSFCLVLMALPLLIPWNVVGTIWQIFGRSDIGLLGYVLDRLGLDYNYVADPFDAWITVVVMDVWHWTSLVVLLCYAGLVSIPDAYYQAAKIDGASRWAVFRFIQLPKMQRVLTIAILLRFMDSFMIYTEPFVVTGGGPGNSTTFLSIDLVKMALGQFDLGPAAAMSIVYFLIILLLSWVFYTVMTTSDAKN
- a CDS encoding ABC transporter ATP-binding protein translates to MARIKLDHIRHAYMPNPQSDADYALKEVHHEWNDGGAYALLGPSGCGKTTLLNIISGLLQPSEGRILFGDRDVTNLSTQERNIAQVFQFPVIYDTMTVYDNLAFPLRNRNVPESDVDKRVREVLEIIDLADWSKRKARGLTADQKQKISLGRGLVRSDVNAILFDEPLTVIDPHMKWVLRSQLKQLHRRFGFTMVYVTHDQTEALTFADKVVVMYGGEIVQIGTPEELFQRPRHTFVGYFIGSPGMNVLPAKIDGASAVVGGETIALGFAPEFKSGARTEIGIRPEFATLGREGMPVNIAKVEDIGRQKIVRAEFAGQPFSIVVPEDGEIPADARLSFDPAAINVYVDSWRVGPEA
- a CDS encoding ABC transporter ATP-binding protein produces the protein MLELRNTAKLVGGEHHIRPTNLVLQRGELNVLLGPTLSGKTSLMRLMCGLDKPTSGSIFFDGVDVTGVPVQNRNVAMVYQQFINYPAMTVYENIASPLRLQGKDKATIDREVRRAAELLRMTPYLDRTPLNLSGGQQQRTALARAIVKNASLVLLDEPLANLDYKLREELREELPKVFAQTGAIFVYATTEPSEALLLGGNTATLSEGRITQFGKTIDVYRRPVDLVTAQTFADPPLNMLPVVKSGTSFTVDGKPVMAVPAHLAGISDGPVMVAFQPHHISFKPQSDGAAKMTVRTEISEIAGSESFVHMSYAGQRWVMIEPGVHDITPDQTMDVFVDTRHLLAFSADGRTLAADA